The window tatttatagtattatatttttcaaaaacaaatgatAATCATCACCacttaataaacatatttaatatgtatgtagttttttttttctttattttagttttaatatttattttcgaaaacaaaaaagtaaaaagtaaaaaaaaaacacaacattgAAAACTAAAACGCAAAAGCATTTTGAGACAGACAATTATTTCtttcattatatatattatatatatattgaaccctttttaataaaacaatttataaccaCAATGGATTGATTGATTAATTATAGCATgagaaaaaaaacgaacaaaataaaaacaaaacacacttaaaaattattattattaatattaaattaaaaaaaaaatgaaatgaaacaagaaaaaaaagaaaattaaataaaaataaacacaattctTATAGATTCTGGTTTGTTTTATTggacaagtatttttttttttttttttgggctaaaacaaaagcaataactaataaacaattcaaataattttttttattttcttttttttttaattaataaattatcatttgaatttaaattgtaaattgtataaaataaaattaataatgtgttattttattaaaaaatttgtttttttttctagttttgctAAAGgccaaaagaaaaaactaaaacaacaattgtaaacacattaatttaagaaataaaaagcaGTGATCgtcttaaaataatgaaaaacaactttaaaaggAAGAAGTAACTAAGCTAAAGAGAAGGAGAGGAGGGAGGGGTAAGTGTAATAGGGTGAGTTCTTTACATGATTTTAATTAGTTTGctgacaaaattttcactttttgtttttattattttgtggttttttgttttttttctaatatcatACAGGAAAATTATATCTCTCCACATGATGGTTTGTATAAACGTAAGTAAGTGAGTGGGTAGTGTTGGTGGTGGTTGTTGATGACATATACCATTAGTACTTGAGCTTGAATTATGCCACATAGCTGTATTCATCACCCGAATTGGGAGTTCGTTCTATGTATTGTTTATCAATCAATGATTCGATACATTTCTTAATAATTGTGATGCTAGGTGTAAAACTAACATTTGGCTGCGATAATatctaaaacaacaaataaatgttattattaaataaataaaactgtttatatAGATGATAATAGTATGTATTATAAAATCTGCACACTTACCTCTTGTATTAGAGCATTATGTTTAAGAACTTTACGAGATTTCATTATGCGCACTATGGCTGcttgtaaatataatttacgATCTTCATCGACTGCATTTATCGTATGTTCAACCtgcaaagttaaaaataaataaataaataaataaataaattaaaaaaaaactagcagCTGTTACCTCTTGTGGCGTTTCTTTTTGTAAAGCTGATGTTATTTTGAATTTGGTACGTTTATTTGTATAAtctaaattcaattcaattttcgTATTATCATCTAGATTTTCACTACTGGCATTGAGTATTTTTGATTCTAGCAATGATTGCATATGCTTTTGGAAGGTTTCAGCATTCAATTGTAGTGTAGTTTGTATTTCTTTGCAGGTCATTGAGTCACATGATTCGAATAGCAGCAACATGGCCATTTGATAGGTTTGCATAGTCACAATATAGGTCTTTTTCAAATAGCCCAATTTTAATTCACCATGACACATGTGATGCAACCAGGTAAGTTTACGACCACTAAATGAAGTGTGATAGAATGTTTCAAACTGTAAGTAAGAAGATATAAATTAGCTTTTTTCGATCATTGCttaactgaatgcgtaaacgtaatcaaAATGCAGAAtagaagtgttttttttttaattaaacgaaTTGTATTATTAAACACTTACCATTCTTATAGCTTTTTCAAATTCTTGTGGTACTGCAAAGGGTATAACAACCTGTGTGGGACCCAAAGGCCAAGCTCCAGCTTgtaaaacttttattgaaaGGTTTAtgccttaaaaataataaaaaagaaaaataaacataaatactaTAACACtatataatatatgtaacaaCTACACATTTACCTAAATCTATATTCTCCTGTTTTaagtaattattaaatttattatttaaatcggCCGATAATGAAATATCCGTAAACATGCGATGTAATTTATTAGTAAACTCATAACCACAAGCTtgctgtaaaaataaaaaacaaattgcataaacaaaaaggaaaatttattcaaacatcaTTTGAAATTACCTTTAAACGATTAATCATGGCCTCTTCAGCATCCATACTTTGCGACTGTTCGTGTATCAAACGTTTGGCCAATAAACGACTATAGAACTTTTGAAAAACATCCTTATcttcaatatatttaaatatcgtTATATTATTGGTCAGTTTCTGATCAATTTCAGCTTCAgatgttttagattttttcagcAGTGTATCACAGTACTTTGCCACATATTCAGCACTGCGGCAGGGTTGCTTATCACTGGGTCTACGATTAATAACACTAGCACATGCCTTATCTAAAGCGCTTAAAAACAAAGGATCATTTTCGAACACCTCTGCAATTAATTGAGTGTATTTCTGGTGCACTTTCAACATGTCCTCAACGAATTGTATGTGAATGTTTTCACCTTTAAGAGTTGAAATCGTTTCGAGTCCTTCGTTTTTAATGTGATCTAGAAACGTTTGTATGAGCATGCCTTTTAAATGATCTGGTATGggctttaaaattatatacatattgcGTAGATCCTTACGATTTTCCTGGGACACCATTTGTTTGCATTCCGAATACAAGAAGTCTAAACGTTCATTAATGAACTTCTCTTCGCATTGCTTAAGAAGTTTAGGTAGAGaactaaacaattataaaaatatatagaaaattattagatatataatatatacaaatatgtatttaaaaatttaactttcatAATGTCAACTCACCTCGAATGTAGAAATTTCTGAGCTCGTTTATTTTCCTCGTCTAAAATCTTTATAACTTCCTCAATATATTGACTAACTGTACACCTTTCCAGCAAAGCTGTCGCCTCGGTGTGATAATACTCCCCGCTGGCCAATAGCAATGGACACTCGAATAGCCACTGATAGATTTTCAATGTGCCCATCTTATTGTAGGCCTGTACATCAACAAAACTATGTATAACGACATTTATGATCTTAACGCGTTCTTCGTCCAGTCCAGTGCTGCCTACACGATCTTGTTTGATGCAATCTAAAATGTGTTTTACCAAATCAAAACTTAGCGATTCAATCATTTTTGTGCGCCATATATCCAAGCCCAATTCTCCAATCTCCATTTGTTCATAAGACTCGGTGGTCAGATTGCCGTAAACAACATCGGCATCAgagattttttgtttcttgaTATGCTGTTGATTTAGGTAGGAATAGAGATTGTGCAGATGTTTAATACCATTGCTATACTCGGTCCAAGCATCGTAGTAACGTTTCAACAGATCCGGCTGTTCACCTTCTTTGCCCTCCAAGCCGGGTGGATTAACTCGTGTATGCAGCATATTCTCTACATGTTGCTTGAGAAATTGTTTAGTTTCCTCATACAAGAGATCTGCAAATGGTTCGGGATGGGCCACACATAAATTGTACACATTTCTACAAacacaaaaaaccaaaattagaaAGTCTTCCTTTTGTTTATCTTTATTATTGCAGCAcacaacaactaaaaacaacaaaatactcaCGTAAAGCTGGTATTCCAAACATTTTTCTCCACCTTATCTAATTTAATAACCGCCTCAGCTGTACTCTTTAAATCagtccaaatttcattaaaattaactttCTTAGGTTTTAAGGACATCTTCAActgaaattgtttataaactttgatttattacctttttaagtttttttgttttataaaaaaattaaagccaaATAGCTCTATTTCCCAATAACCCTGAGACTTCCACATCCACTCtcatcacaatcaaattattgAGCAAAATTTGTAGAGCAATTGATAACGTTaccgaaaacaaaaattacattcaTAGCTTTTCAaatgaatgtttttatttttcacttacttttatatgttgtttatataaataattttttaattttaataacacttaatgaaaaacttttggattattttctttttttttttgcaatttttcgtcgaaaattttcattaacaaaTTGTCATTGTGCtgtcaaaaaacaataaaatctatttCGACCAACTCAAATGTCATTAATAAAAGTAACAGGGTGACTATAATTgtgattaaaatttcaaaatgcatTCCATCaacatatgttttttgttaatcacagagttttaaaggaatttaataatagccttttaaactttaaatatatcattaaaataaaaaagtacattgaGAAAATTGGTGCAAATTCAACAGAATTCAATAATAgccttttaaactttttaatatatcattaaaataaaaaaagtacattgAGAAAATTGGTGCAAATTCAACAGATCgctttaaaataatatcttttaaagaaaactcaataaGAAtagaaagtactttttttaatataaatatttatgaaagtcCATTTTGTACCTCCataatttctataggaaatcaaCAACTTCCACAAATCTTTGTACAACATCCAACAGCAAATACAACTCTgacttaaaaaatgtaaacaattaggtttttaaaatattttacgttttagaagtttaaaaaatcgaaaaaaataaaaattttgaaacaaataataGACTGTGAATCCATAGAAACAATATAGagcaaataatttatgtattgcCTTGGTGTAAGTGCTGTTTTTTGGAGTGTGCTAACAGCTGGAGCAACTGGAGCAATAATTCTACCTATCTTTAAACCATGATATTCCCTTACTGAACCAAAAAAGGCATGAAAAGCATAAAGTTATGTCAGGTCTCTCCAATCGAGATATGCCTTCCTAAAGGTAGTTGgagtacaaaacaaaatactataAAGTTAAATTCAACATAACCTCAAACGTGTATGTAAAACGAAATAATGCACAATCTGGAAACAATTATGTGTTGGTAaatttttcacctagcccctatacaatcAAAACCCTAAGTAgacattcgtcacgaatgtaaaCGAGtgtgaagacagtcgtcactttagtgtccccttttgCAAGCGAGAGCGGAGACAATCGTCTCTTGTCtgaatataactttttttgacataataactgatgtagggtattatatgaagGCCATGTCTCTTTTTTCCAGTAGATTCCTGTCTAGAACCTATACCATTTATCATTATATATAATCACCCCTTTTCCGCATTTCTATTACGTTTCCACATTCAGTTAGGCAAAGTTGGACGATGtgtattccaacaaaaacaaaacgaaatcgTAGGAAAAAAAGCATTTTCATCTTATTTCAGTGCTTTTCGTTTGTGTGTAAACTGCATTATTATCGTAACTATTATGGAGCTTCGAATCAAAATTCAGAATACCAAAaattgccaaacggagaaaatttcgattcgaattgaaatggaGAATAGGGGTGGATTTCTAaagcaatttttataccctacaccacttttatggggagggtatattgggtttatgctgatgtttgtaacatacaaaaatattcgtcctatacccaccttaaagtataccaatctgcttagaatcattttctgagtcgactaagctatgtccgtccgtccgtctggctggctggctgtaaaccttgtgcgcaaggtacaggccgcaattttcaagataattggatttagcacacacgcttctcttggcccaaggacgaagcctattgaaaatggttaaaatcagtccattatttcgactagcccccatacaaccgtaccccccaaataggaccttttggcttataattaatttaaatgatctattatgttaacaaaagtcgacaaaacttagttctttagaactttaaatgacactagcgatttttgtaatgatcgggcttcatttgaccctatccccatacaaactccccttcagaaaattacttaaaggtcaaaattcacttacaaacactaataacacttttaaattctacataaataatattgaagaagacttaactccccctaccaacatttttaaggataggaccatattttgccctactcccctttgagccctcttaaaaaaatcttttttttttgccaaaaagaagtaaaaatattccgaaataaagttaaaaaaaacaaaccaaatgctttatttttttaaataaaccccatttttaacatacatactgactggtgtaggatatcatatggtcggctatacattcatacttgtttttatttgatcattataaaaatgcaaaattaaaacaaaattccttTTATAGTCGAGGTCATATTTTTAGCATACAACTCTCggtatatttaattaaagtttctATAATAGATTTATGTTTTACATTTGAATACATTCActacgttttgtttttattattaaaattatagttaATTAGTCCTATA of the Lucilia cuprina isolate Lc7/37 chromosome 2, ASM2204524v1, whole genome shotgun sequence genome contains:
- the LOC111674533 gene encoding cullin-2, translating into MSLKPKKVNFNEIWTDLKSTAEAVIKLDKVEKNVWNTSFTNVYNLCVAHPEPFADLLYEETKQFLKQHVENMLHTRVNPPGLEGKEGEQPDLLKRYYDAWTEYSNGIKHLHNLYSYLNQQHIKKQKISDADVVYGNLTTESYEQMEIGELGLDIWRTKMIESLSFDLVKHILDCIKQDRVGSTGLDEERVKIINVVIHSFVDVQAYNKMGTLKIYQWLFECPLLLASGEYYHTEATALLERCTVSQYIEEVIKILDEENKRAQKFLHSSSLPKLLKQCEEKFINERLDFLYSECKQMVSQENRKDLRNMYIILKPIPDHLKGMLIQTFLDHIKNEGLETISTLKGENIHIQFVEDMLKVHQKYTQLIAEVFENDPLFLSALDKACASVINRRPSDKQPCRSAEYVAKYCDTLLKKSKTSEAEIDQKLTNNITIFKYIEDKDVFQKFYSRLLAKRLIHEQSQSMDAEEAMINRLKQACGYEFTNKLHRMFTDISLSADLNNKFNNYLKQENIDLGINLSIKVLQAGAWPLGPTQVVIPFAVPQEFEKAIRMFETFYHTSFSGRKLTWLHHMCHGELKLGYLKKTYIVTMQTYQMAMLLLFESCDSMTCKEIQTTLQLNAETFQKHMQSLLESKILNASSENLDDNTKIELNLDYTNKRTKFKITSALQKETPQEVEHTINAVDEDRKLYLQAAIVRIMKSRKVLKHNALIQEILSQPNVSFTPSITIIKKCIESLIDKQYIERTPNSGDEYSYVA